Below is a genomic region from Triticum dicoccoides isolate Atlit2015 ecotype Zavitan chromosome 5A, WEW_v2.0, whole genome shotgun sequence.
ATGACATAAATAATAGCATTCCCTACATCCATGATTTTTTTCACGTTTCCTTAAAGGCTGAAATACAAAACCACTTTTCAAGACCGTCTAGGTTTTAAATGGTTTTAGAAAGTTCAGGATATAATAGAGATGGTTTCATAGTTTAGGGTTCAAGTCGGACCAAGCTCAATAGTTCAGGATTCAGAATGGACTTTAGAGTTTTGGGCTTTgggctactgcagttggaattgcttATTTTAACACATATTCTTATGGAGGATCTGCATAACATTCACCACACAAATAGTCTACCACAACCATCACAATTAGTTCACTGGAAATTTTGTCTTCCCATGGTTTGTATTTGAACTGTACTAGTGTCGACGCATGATACATCAATATAATTCAAATAACTGGATGAATGTTATGCTATCAGTCATATGATTGTATCCTATCATACAGATAACTGATCATAGACTGAAACAACTCATCTAACTCTGGTAAGGCAAATGAAAATCATACGATTTTGACTTGGGAAGAATATCTAATATTATCAATCAGTAGGGAAGACACCCATATGTTACCTCAGTTTACCGAAGCTTCAGTGCATCTCCAAGACCAAAGTTCACATTGCTTTGCTGTCCTTTTCTACCCAGTGGATTATTTCCTTTCTGCATCATTTCGACAAACTCATTGTAGTCGATCTTTCCATCCTGCAAAAGGTGGTGGACAATGAGACAAAACTGTTGTTGGCAATTTAAAACCTGAACAATGAATCTACTTACATTGTCCTTATCGACATCTCCGATAATATCTTCAATACGGGTGTCTCCAATACCAAACTCCTCACATGCCTTTTGGAGCTCATCTTGAGTAATGTAACCACTGCCGTCTTTATCAAAGTATTGGAAGGCTGCAAagagcttatcctccttctcaactttgttcatatgcatagTTGCAGCAATGAACTCCCCATAATCAATGGTACCACTATTATCTATATCGGCCTGACATTTTCATGAAATGAGCTTGTATTTCATTTGGAGCAGAGTCAAAAACGAAAACAGTATCATCATAACCGTAACTACTTGATAAACTTCCGCAACTATTGCGTATCTGAAAATACAGTAAGCGTCCTAACAACAGTTGTTTTCTGCCTACGCAAAATGATACTCTTAAGCTGACAGACGGTTCCAAATGAAGCAGGTTTAACAAAAAATATATTTTTCAAGTGAGATCAAGATGGCGTTTGGGCAGCGTGGGCACCAGCCAGAGTAGCCATTGCCTACTGAGTAGGATTGAGGCACAGGATTCTTGGCCAAGTGGTGCTTGCCCAAACTCCAAAAAGTTCCTATCTCCACCACAAAAAACTGAAGGGGGTATGTAGGCATTAAtcgcaattttatttatttattttcaacaTATGAAAATGGTAGAAATTTATTTAACCTCAATTGAAGAGTAAGGAGATTGTCCAGGTGAGGAACAACTTTTTTGAACAGTGGTCAATAATTTCTGTGTAGTTGAGGAACAAATGtacagagatcatcttaaaatactTACTGCTTCCATTAAAGCATCAATTTCTGAGTCCATCAGAGTAGCACCAACTCGCCGCAAGCCAGTTTTTAGCTCATCCAATGTGATATGACCGCTGTTATCACTGtctagcattttaaacatttcttTCAATCCTGCAATCTCTTCTTCAGACAAACTCTCGGCAATAACCTACAATTGTATGTAAAATAGAACATCAACATGAATACAGATTGTATAACACCAATTACAAATTTAATACCAATACTCACCCTAAGGGCCATTTTCTTAAGTTTATTCATTGCAGAAAATTGTTTTAACCGACTTAGGACAGCAGAATCAAGAGGTTTATCAGGAGCAACTCCATCAATACAAACCCAAGGGTGACCTAGCACAAGACGGGTGATTAGAGGACATTTATATAAAGTAGCGGCGAGTACTTATTCATTAAGTGCCGACTTATACTTGTAGCTGCACTACCATAGTACTCACATAGCGCTTCGTGGGcagtcaatctcttctttggatcaCGATTAAGCATTTTCCTGACCAAATCCTTCGCACTCTCTGAGATACTAGGCCAGGGATCAGTTGTAAAGTCCAGCTCACCTTTCAAAACTTGTTCAAATATCCCTTGTTCACTTTCTGCTCGAAAAACCACAAGCAAAATCAGTCGGATGCAGCTTGCATACATTACGCAAAATCGTAATGCGGCATTTTACTAAAACAGTTACACATAACCTCACCGTCCCAGAATGGAGGAACCCCACTCAACAAGATATAGATTATTACACCAGCACTCCAGACGTCAACTTCACGCCCATAGTTCTTTAGAAGAACCTCAGGTGCAACATAGTATGGACTTCCAACTACATCTGTAAACATCTGACCTGCACAATCAATTACATTATGCGtcagaacaaaaataaaatagtGTTTGGAAATAATTTGGTAGAGAGTGTAAGAGCATCATCGCACATCGATATGGTTCGTTCTCTGTAGCTAGTAATTCAGGGACAGAACACagataacagctactccctccgtcccataatataaaaacgttttttgaCAGTACACTTGtgccaaaaacgctcttatattatgggacagagggagtaccacaCACTTCATATCTAGTACTAGCCCTGTCTCTAAGAAAAGCGGTGAGGATCTGCAGGTGCAAATCTACTTAAGTTGCTATTTCACGGCTCAGAAAGAAACTGGCAATCAAGAATGTTTTTCATCCTAATCAGGTTGTCTTATGTGCACCCGGTGGGCCAAGGAGCAACCTTCGGTTAATTAAAAAAGATGGCCTACGGTTGTTATCAGGCACTTCAAAATGCTCTAAGTTTGAAATGTTTAGTACAGTAGTAGAAAACAATAAATATTTGCTATAGAATTGGACTGTACTGCCAAAATGAATGCCAATTGTCAGTTGTGCAGTGAAAACCCAGCGAACAACTTGCATCGTGGCAGAGCGATGAATTTGGATTTCGGAGTCAGTTTTTCAGGAAAATGGCATGAGCACTGGCTATTCTATAATAAAATCATGGTTACAAGCGTCAAATTTTTAAAGGAACCGGCAGAAGAACGTAAATAGATTATTACATCCTGATTAGGCAATGATACTAACGGCAGCAATGATAGCCCGTGCAGAACAAGTGGCCAAGCATTTCATCCATTTTAGCTTTCGATTATGATACAGAGCCGATGTTTGCAGATGGCAATTTTCGCATAAACAAACCACATTACGCTAAATCAATTGTAAATTCGGCCACGTGAGGGAATCGCACCATCGAAACATACATATCACGAAGAAATACACAGCATTACATTGCATTATAAAGGCGGCCATATATACCTGGTGTGAAGAAGATGGAGAGCCCGAAATCAATGGCCTTGAGCGGCGAGTCCTCCTGATTATTGATGAACAAGAAATTCTCGGGCTTGAGATCCCTGTGCATGACGCCGAGCGAGTGGCACGCCTCGATGACGCCGACGATCACCCTGGTGAGCTGCGCCGCGGCCTTCTCGGAGTAGTGCCCCCTCTGGATGATTCTGTCGAACAGCTCGCCGCCGGCGCAGAGCTCCATGACAAGCTGCACGGCGACGGCGTCCTCGTAGGCGCCGACGATGGAGACGACGCTGCTGTGGCCGGCCAGGTGGTGCATGATCTGGATCTCGCGGCGCACGTCCTCGACGTCCTCATCGGTGAGCAGCTTCCGCTTGGCGATGGACTTGCAGGCGTACTCCTTCCCCGTGGCCTTCTCGACGCAGAGGTAGGTGGTGCCGAACTGGCCCTGCCCCAGCTTCTTGCCGATGGTGTAGAGGTCCTTGAGTTTGGCGGTGTTGACGTCGCGCTTGAGGACGGAGTCGGCCTGGAGGCCGGCGCTCTGGACGCGCTTGACCTTGGGCACGGGCTTCTTCGCCGTGGGGGCCATCGACATCTGCCGCTGCGTCTCGGCGCGCTTGGGGGGCGGCGGGTCGGAGGAGCGCACGCCGCCGTGCGAGGAGGAGTGCTCGTCGGGCGGGATGGTGACGGGCTCGGGCGCCTTCTGCTCGGAGGTGGACGCCGGGGAGGTGTCGGGGGCCGGCGCCGGCTCGGCGGGCTTCGCGCGCCATATGGCGACGGAGGCGAGGAAGCCGCTGCGGCCGGCGCCGTTGGGGCCGGCGCCGACGCAGCTGTTCCCCATCGGCGGGAGACCCTACGGggacggccgcggcggcggcgacggtggcattGGAGACGAGCGGTGGAGGGGCCGCGAGGGCGCGGGCGGTTGCTCGCTTGGATCGGAGAGGCACGGAGAGAGAGAAGGGGAGGGAAATGACGGACGGAGCGAGAACCAAATGTGGTGGGCCAGCGGGGCAGATCTGTGCGACTGCCGTGTGGGCCTGGCCGGTTGCTGCCCTGTAGGACTGGTTGTCAGTGGGCAAGGGAGGGTGGCGGGAGCTTTGGACGGACGGGCACGGGCGGGATGCGGATCCAAGCCTATTTCCTTCCCAACGCCTAAATTATCGGTTTTGCTTTACTAAATAAATAAACCTGTATATATAAACGGACCCTAAACTAACTTTTGCAAGGTATCTTTGTTGAAACTCGCCGCCTCTCCGTCCTTGTACATCTTCACGCCTTGCCTCGTGTCAGTTCCAACGCCGGACCTGGTGGTTTTCTCCTCATCTCCGACTCCGGACcaggagcgtttttgacactacattaaTTAAAAAACAcctttatattatgggacagaaaaAATAGTAGTTATGTTTTCTAGGCCGCTGAAAGCGTAGTGAATGTTTAGAATTAGAACTGGCCCATGGGGAGGGCGCGAGGTGGCGGCCATCCCAAGCTCCTAAAACCACATGCCCCACCCAGGGTTCACAGGTAGTCCATGGGCCAATGGCTCATCAGGGATGGAAAAGGTAGGCTAACATTATGTTTCAGTCAGCAGGCAGCCCACACACGAAGTAGCTAACGAGAGGTCCTATGTGACGCACTCAGCGTCCAATAGGGACCTCCATCCACGGCAAGTCACGATTGGACCAACCCATTTACTGCACCTCTAGCGCATGGTACACTATAGCAGGCCGATCCGTTCTAGCGACTCCTACTGTAGGTCCGTAGCTATCCAGTTCATTTTAGCGCCCCGATGTAGCGAACCAGACACGGTAGCCTTGGGTTACTATAACAACCTGTTTTTAGTCACTTCTTATTTTGAACATTTTGAAaagcgaacaaattttgaaatttacgAACATTGTTTGGGATTGAGGTCATTTTTTGAAATATGGAACATTATTTGAGACTATGGTTTTTTTAAAAAATCCAACCATTTTAAAAAACAAAAACATTAAAAAAATCCAAACAAATTTTAAAAATGGGTACATTTTTAGAAAATTTTAATAAATTATGAAGAGAATAACATTTTTTGTAAATGCGGACATTTTTCTAAAAGCCATTCTTTAAAATTTCTGGACAAGTTTTGAAATTGAGATTTTTTAAGATTCGACACAAATTTTGAGAAATGGTCATTCTTAAATTTTCTAAAAAATCGATCATTTTTTCGAAAGCAATCATTTTtaaaaataaaatgtaaaacaaACAGAATAAATGCTAAAAGAAACAACAAGAAAAAATAAGACGTGAACCGGTGAGAAACCTTCTAGAAAGTTTCTAACACCAAGATTTGTGCTAAACAGGCCGGCCCAGTTAGTCACTAGCCTCTTGGTGTGTGTGTTTGCTCGACAAATCGAAGCCGAGAGCTTCGATAGGATTCGCCGGAGCTAAAGTCACCATCACTTTTTGCCTCGGGATCACAGTGGCAAACAGCAACCATGCCAAAACTAAAAGAACACGCCAAGATGTTGGGCTTGGCACAGTGCACGAGCGGCATGACCGTCGTTGGCAAATACTTCCTCCGTTCGAATTACTTGTTGCAGAAATtgatatatctagatgtattttagttttaaataCATTCATATCCGAGACAAttaattccgaacgaagggagtactagtagcGCACGATGCACGCGTCTTATTTTCTTTGTCGTCGACACCCAACTCCCACGCCAAACTTTTATCCACGCCAAGATCATCGCTGCtgatgccggcggcggcggcgatggagaaAGAGCATGCATGTAGACTCATCACCAGGCTATGGTAAGGATCGCTTCACTCTTTTTTTATCGAATCTTGTGGGGTTGCATGGATTTTGAGATTAGTACCCTTCCTTCCTCTCGACTGATAAAAATTGGCAGGATTTTCACTTAGCGTTGCAAAATTAGGAGCCTCGACCTTATTGTTCGATTATGAATTGTTATTTGTCGGCATCGTTGACTCTAGTGGCAAGTCAAAGTGTGTACCCTTGTCGATAGGATATATTTACACAAGGCACGGCAGTTATGTAGTGTAGGAGATGTTAGTAGCGCAAAGTAGGTCGGAGCACATGTTTGATTCTGAGTTATACTAGAATGTACACTTTGTCAatcaaaaactaaaaaaaattagtAAATGAAGAAAATGTGGTGGGTGGTACAAAACCTACCGAATCTGAAGGAAGACAAATACTGTACATAGTTGCATTCCTTGATTATGAGACGATGTCTACTCCCTAAGCTGCATCAAATTATTTGTGAACTTATTTGCTTAACTCAAATGATCAATTTTTTTAGTTCTGTAATGGTGCTGCAAAAGCATTATCTTGAAGGAATTTAGATGGTTAATTCCCCAAACTTGCATCTCCAATATCAAAGTGGATAGAAAATATCTatattgaatattattgtgattttTATATTATGGGCCTTGAGTTTTAGTTTCCTCCTAGCCCCTAAAATCTCAGAACCGGCCCAGTGTTTAGCACATGTTTTTTGGCACAGTCTGCCTCAATGGTACCTTCCAAAAAAAAAGTTGCCTAAAATATTGTGTGAACGCACACACAAATTTTGTAGCCATTGGATCCACATCTAACCATCACAATCCGCTCAGGGAGCCAATAAATATACCNNNNNNNNNNNNNNNNNNNNNNNNNNNNNNNNNNNNNNNNNNNNNNNNNNNNNNNNNNNNNNNNNNNNNNNNNNNNNNNNNNNNNNNNNNNNNNNNNNNNNNNNNNNNNNNNNNNNNNNNNNNNNNNNNNNNNNNNNNNNNNNNNNNNNNNNNNNNNNNNNNNNNNNNNNNNNNNNNNNNNNNNNNNNNNNNNNNNNNNNNNTCTCGCCGCCGCCGCATTCCTCACATCGTTCTCTCCATCCACCCTCATCTATCTTTTTTGCTGCCCATCTCCCTCTTCCAAGTGATCTATGTGTTGACACTCTTCATCCACTTTCACAGTGGTCGTCGATGTCGCCTCCAGACAATGAGTGGTGATGTCTAGGGCGCATCCCACAAAAAGATAATagcgggaggaggggaggaggaggcgcgtaATTTTTCATCAAGGGGAATTTGTCGCCGCCGTAAAATCACTTCGTCGGCGGTCTCTCTCTTGTTGGAGGCAACACATTTGGCACATCCTCTTAGTGATGGCGCTAGCGAGTTGACTCATTTGGTTGACGAAGAAGAAAAGAAGGTGGGATCTCCATGCACTAGCAAAATCGACTAGAAGTTAAAAGGTAAATTTTGGCTACTTACAATGCATTGTAGATCTAAATCTCAAAGCTAATCCAATAATTTTGCAGTTATGGTCCCCACCATACCGTATGAATTGCACCCTGGGATCCTGGAGCACATCCCGCCAAGTCCGCAGACAATCGCCCACGCCTCCGTCGTTTGCAAAGCATGGTGCCGCATAGTGTATGCTCCTGGTTTCCTCCACCGGTGCCATGCACGCCATGTTGTACCAGTGGTCATGGGCTTCTTCCACAACTCCAATACACTTCCCCGCCCGTTCGTACAGATCAACGACACCACTAGCTTATCCTTTCGTTTTCCTAATGATGGCAATTACTCATGGACGTTTATGGATTGCCGTCACGGCcgtgtcctcctccgtaacggccGTTGGTTCCTCGTGTGGCACCCAATGACTGGCCACTACCGCCTAATCAATGCCGAATCTAGTCGCTGGGAGGAGTACACCGAGAAGAATAGCAATGCTGCGTTGCTCTGTGTGGTTGATGACAACGATGGCCACCAAGTTTGCTGCCAACAACCCACAAGTCCATTTCGTGTGGCCCTTGTCCACAATGATTCTCAGGGTCGTGTTCATGCCGGCGTCTACTCCTCACTTACTGGCCAGTGGAGCCTGCCGCCCACGCCGGTGGATCTCCCGTTGTTGTGTGACATCCGTGTGGAGCCATGTGTCATCATCTTTAACACTATGTACCAACCTCTCAATGACTACCATGTGTTGGCCTACGACATGGACAAGAGCACTCTCACTGTGTTCGAGCGGCCGAATGGAGGAAATGCCCGTCTAATGAAGGTTGATGGTGGTGGACGACTCGGCCTTGCCTCCATGGAGGACCTCACATTGCGTATGTGGGCTCGGGGAGCCTACAGTGGTTGGGTACTACGCACCTCGGTTGATCTGGGGGAGGCCATTGCATGCTTGTCAAAGGTCACATTACCTAAGGTAGACTCTAGCTTCCTGGTGATGCCGCGGGTGAAGATCATCGGGAGCACCGAGGAGGGAGACGCGCTATTTTTGTGGACCATGGTCGGTATATTCATTCTATGTCCTAAAACCATGGAGTTCAAGAAGGTGCATGAGGCCGTTAAGGACATGGAGATTGTGTACCCATATACTGCCTTCCCCACTGCTGCCAGCTGGTAATTATATGCACCTCAATGCATGCCTAAGCACTTATGATATTCCCTCTGTTGCCCGAGATCGGCATATAATGTGTTAGTTGCAAGCATTTTGGCCGGTACTTGCAGTTTTTTATTGCGCAACTAGTACTCAAGTCCGAGTATGAGTAGCAAGTTTACTATCAGTGCATCAAGCTAGTCTTTTATTTTCTATCCGTGAGATGTTTTTCCTTGTTTATTTTAATGGAAAGGGACAAAACTTGATTGAGAAAAGGTTGGATGAGACCCTTCCCATTTTATTATTTGATCCCATGTACTATATGTGTGAGCAACATTACATCATGGATACTTTTCAAAGACAGGTCATCCATTTTTTATGAACTAAACAGAGCAACATTTGTCTATGGTGAAACTGGAAACAACATTTACGACCGTGTTGTTGTGCATAAGACTTCCTTCTTAGCATAGCTTACGGTATATAAAACTCTCTGATTTTGTAGTCATGCTAGTTGCTAGAACATCAATATCCTAGCACCAGCTTCTCATTGTAGCCTTATTTGAATGGAGCCATGCAATGCAATTGAAGTTGCCGAAAACTGTGTGAAAGTTGACAATTTTTTTAGCCGTTGAATCTACATTCAAGCATCGTAATATTCCTTTACTGCCTGTAGGCGCACGGTAGCACGCAACCACACATGCAGTAGCCAACGAGAAGTCCCATGCGACGCTCTCCGCATCCAATAGAGACCCCGAAGCACAACGAGGCATGAATGGGTCGACTCATTTACTATGCCTGTAGCGCATGGTACACTGGAGCAAACCGATTCGTTGTAGCGGCCCCGCTGTAGCAAACAGGACACTGTAGCAaccggttttttatttttattttgaacaTCTTTGAAAAACGAACAAGTTTTGAACTTTCTGAACATTTTTTTGGAAGTATGAATGTTTTTGAGACTGCGATTTGTTTTTGAAATTCCAAACAttttaaaaacatgaacattttctgaaaattgctGAACAAATTTTGATAATGGACACAATTCTTTAttttctgaacaaattttgaaagcaagattttttttgaaattctgaacaacatAAACATGAATAATTTTTGAATTGGTGAAAAGGTTGTGAAAACAAGAGCATTTTTCTTAAAATTccgtagaatttttttaaatgtaaacatttttttgaaatccaATTTTTTTACAAATTccaaacattttcataaaaataggATATTTAAAAAATAAATGAAATTAAAATTAAAATGAACTAAAAAATCAGTAAAAGAAGCGAcaagaacaagaaaaagaagaagaccagAACTGAACTAGTCATAAATCTTCTAGAGAGTTCCTAAAACCAAAATTTTTGCGACACTAAACGGGTTGGCCCCTTTAGTCGTTGGCCTCACTAGTTATGTGTGTTTGCTCGACAAATGAAAGCAAAGGGCTTCATATAGGGCATCTTTGATTGCCTACATTACAACCTAATCAGGCCCGCGCGGTGCAAAGATGACCTATTTTGTTGCGTGAATTCATTGTTTGGcctgcatcacacacacacacacacacacacacacacacacacacacgcacgcacgcacgcacgcacgcacgcacgcacgcacgcacgcacgcacgcacgcacgcacctacCTTAAAGTAGTCCCTAGCCAGGCCCGCTAGGAACGACCGAATTGACTGTTTCCCCTCAACCAGGCTCGGGTGATGCAAGGATTCAATTGCAACGTGTCGGCTCACCTACACGCAGTGGCCCTAGCCCCGGCAACAAAATGGTCACGCGCCGGCCCTAGGCCCAGGGGCTACCGTCGACCATGTGGAGACCAGGGCCCCACAAATCCATCTCACGTGGGTCACGACAGCCCCGTCAACGGGCAAAGCATAGGCATCTAGCATGTGTGCTCAAGATCATGCCCCTCCtggggtggcatgcagatctttgtcagcATGAACCCACAAGATGCAGATCTTTATGAAGACTCATCGGCAAGACTATCGCGTTGGAGAGAGGAATCTATCATCACCAGCAGTGCCAAGGCCAAGATCTCCACGGGCGCGGTTTTCCTCCCGGGAATGTTCGCCTCACTGGCAGCCTCCTAACATGTTCCCTAAGCCCCGCCAACGATTAGTCACTTGAAGGTGTGATGATGGGACTGCTCAGAGGCTGCGATAGTCTAGGCCTGCGACCTCCAACTACAGTGAGGATTCAACTGGCATGCATGCACGACCTTCCTTGGAGGCCAAGTAGCCTTCCTACTGGCGCCCTACATGCTTTCTCTCGCATGCGTGCCACTTGCCACCCTGCGCAATAGTGGCACGCCCCAAAGTCAACAAAGGCATTTGATGGAACGTGTGTTTGCTCCCAGCTACGCACCGTCGTCGCCACGTCCCGTCACTTCTTGCAATGGAAGTTCTACCATGCAACCAATTACTTACTTCTACTGATTATAGATATTGTGGCAACCCCTTagtactataaaaggaggccctagaGTAGGAAGAACACCCACATACGGTAGTGCATTTCCTCCCCTGGCAATCCCCAACAATGGAAATCACACCCTATAACCTTTACTCATCATCTCTATCAAGacaaccaagcaggacgtagggttttacgcttcgcaacggcccgaacctaggtaaaagcaTCATGTCACTTAGCTGGAATTCATTCATATCTTTGCCCCTTGGTGAGCCAAACTAGGGGGGCATCCTAAGCTCCCTGGTCTTGTGCATCAAGCCACGACAAAGGTGGACGCGTGCAAAGCCCGTAGTCACTCTTCAGTAGATTAGGTTGGCGTAGAGGATGTAGTCGACGCGAAGATGCTCCTATACATGCTCTTCAGCGCTAGGGAAGACGACAGACACGTCGGCGAGTGGTGGTGCTCTGGCCACCACTTAGGATCTCATTGATCTCTTGCATGGAGGGTTGACTTGAGGTGAAACTTTCCTTGCGAGAGGGGAAATGAGAGGTGGGAGGATAGGATCGCCACGACAGCAGGGCGGCTTTATGGAGGAGGCCAGGTGCGGGAGGCGTGCGCACGACCGTGTTGGGGCACTCGGTCCCCTCCTCGCTGCCTTTTTACTGGTGAAGAAGACAAATACCAGCTCGGTGGGAAATGGGTTGGGCTCCGTCAGTGCAAGACAAGTGGATCCGCAGGGGTAAAGTTGGGTGAATGCCGGGTAGAGTGAAAAGGGGCGGGTGGGCCACACTGGTTAGGTGATCATCTTTCTCCTTTTGTTTTAAACAGCGATGTGAAAGGAAAATGGAGGGGGTAGGATTGGTAAATTTTTGGAAGTGGCATATTTTCTTGTACTCCAAGACAAATGCTTGATCCAGGAAAAATAGgagtgggtgataacccacaagtataggggattgcaacagctttcgagggtagagtattcaacccaaatttattgatttgacacaaggggagccaaagaatattctcaagtattagcaactgagttgtcaattcaaccacacctggaaacttagtatctgcagcaaagtgtttagtagcaaagtaatatgatagtggtggtagcggcaacaaagtaaagacaacaaaagtaatgtttttggtattttatagtgattttaacagtagcagcgggaaagtaaataagcaagaaccaatatatggaaaactcgtaggcaccggatcagtgatggataattatgccggatgcggttaatc
It encodes:
- the LOC119298115 gene encoding uncharacterized protein LOC119298115; this encodes MVPTIPYELHPGILEHIPPSPQTIAHASVVCKAWCRIVYAPGFLHRCHARHVVPVVMGFFHNSNTLPRPFVQINDTTSLSFRFPNDGNYSWTFMDCRHGRVLLRNGRWFLVWHPMTGHYRLINAESSRWEEYTEKNSNAALLCVVDDNDGHQVCCQQPTSPFRVALVHNDSQGRVHAGVYSSLTGQWSLPPTPVDLPLLCDIRVEPCVIIFNTMYQPLNDYHVLAYDMDKSTLTVFERPNGGNARLMKVDGGGRLGLASMEDLTLRMWARGAYSGWVLRTSVDLGEAIACLSKVTLPKVDSSFLVMPRVKIIGSTEEGDALFLWTMVGIFILCPKTMEFKKVHEAVKDMEIVYPYTAFPTAASW
- the LOC119303466 gene encoding calcium-dependent protein kinase 11-like gives rise to the protein MGNSCVGAGPNGAGRSGFLASVAIWRAKPAEPAPAPDTSPASTSEQKAPEPVTIPPDEHSSSHGGVRSSDPPPPKRAETQRQMSMAPTAKKPVPKVKRVQSAGLQADSVLKRDVNTAKLKDLYTIGKKLGQGQFGTTYLCVEKATGKEYACKSIAKRKLLTDEDVEDVRREIQIMHHLAGHSSVVSIVGAYEDAVAVQLVMELCAGGELFDRIIQRGHYSEKAAAQLTRVIVGVIEACHSLGVMHRDLKPENFLFINNQEDSPLKAIDFGLSIFFTPGQMFTDVVGSPYYVAPEVLLKNYGREVDVWSAGVIIYILLSGVPPFWDESEQGIFEQVLKGELDFTTDPWPSISESAKDLVRKMLNRDPKKRLTAHEALCHPWVCIDGVAPDKPLDSAVLSRLKQFSAMNKLKKMALRVIAESLSEEEIAGLKEMFKMLDSDNSGHITLDELKTGLRRVGATLMDSEIDALMEAADIDNSGTIDYGEFIAATMHMNKVEKEDKLFAAFQYFDKDGSGYITQDELQKACEEFGIGDTRIEDIIGDVDKDNDGKIDYNEFVEMMQKGNNPLGRKGQQSNVNFGLGDALKLR